The following coding sequences lie in one Psychrilyobacter atlanticus DSM 19335 genomic window:
- a CDS encoding NAD(P)/FAD-dependent oxidoreductase encodes MKTYEYIVVGGGPAGIFSAIYAGSFGIKTAILEKKNRMGKKILVAGSGQCNITHTGEVKDFLTKYGDHGKFLRTAIYKYSPQDLQSFFKDNGLELVPREDGKIFPITKRSVDVVELLYTLCKKYSVDIIEECEVLSITHNDNFNLNTSLGDFNSTNILLSTGGITFPQTGSDGQGYKFAKTLGHKIVEPKPCLTPVYIRDYPFTELAGISFKDISISVFDRDKKINSSKGDILFTHKNLSGPGILDNSRYMKKGNQISFNFIDMTAEEFKEDFIEYTNAHGKNLTKTFLNTYNLPERFIKNMLFEAEICECIKISSLTKKMRDNLGKLLTDYQYEITKLGGIDIGMATNGGINLKEINPKTMESKLVKGLYFAGEIMDIDGDTGGYNIQAAISTGILAARNITKSK; translated from the coding sequence ATGAAAACATATGAATATATAGTTGTAGGTGGTGGTCCCGCTGGTATATTTTCTGCAATATACGCAGGAAGCTTTGGGATAAAAACTGCAATTTTAGAAAAAAAAAATAGGATGGGAAAAAAAATATTGGTTGCCGGTTCAGGCCAGTGCAATATAACCCATACTGGAGAAGTTAAAGATTTTTTAACCAAATATGGAGATCACGGTAAATTTTTACGAACAGCAATCTATAAATATTCTCCCCAAGATCTGCAAAGTTTCTTTAAAGATAACGGGTTAGAACTAGTTCCTAGGGAAGATGGTAAAATATTTCCTATAACCAAACGATCTGTAGACGTTGTAGAGCTCCTCTATACCCTGTGTAAGAAATACAGTGTTGATATAATAGAAGAGTGTGAAGTATTATCTATAACACACAATGATAACTTTAATTTAAATACCAGTTTAGGAGATTTCAACTCTACAAACATCTTACTTTCTACTGGTGGAATCACATTCCCTCAAACAGGGAGCGATGGACAGGGGTACAAGTTTGCAAAAACTTTAGGCCATAAAATAGTAGAACCAAAACCATGTCTTACACCGGTATACATAAGGGATTATCCATTTACTGAACTAGCAGGAATCTCTTTTAAAGATATATCGATCAGTGTCTTTGACAGGGATAAAAAAATAAACTCTTCCAAGGGAGACATACTATTTACCCATAAAAACCTAAGCGGCCCGGGAATTTTAGATAACTCGAGATATATGAAAAAAGGAAATCAAATTTCATTTAATTTTATAGATATGACTGCAGAAGAATTCAAGGAAGATTTCATCGAATATACCAATGCTCATGGCAAAAATTTAACTAAAACTTTTTTAAATACCTATAATTTACCTGAAAGATTTATAAAAAATATGCTTTTTGAAGCTGAAATATGTGAATGTATAAAGATCTCCAGCTTAACTAAAAAAATGAGAGATAATCTCGGAAAACTTCTCACCGATTATCAATATGAAATAACTAAATTGGGTGGTATCGATATAGGAATGGCTACTAACGGCGGAATAAACTTAAAGGAGATCAACCCTAAAACTATGGAATCCAAACTGGTTAAAGGACTTTATTTTGCAGGTGAGATCATGGATATTGACGGTGATACTGGAGGATATAATATCCAGGCTGCGATATCAACTGGAATCTTAGCCGCAAGAAATATAACAAAGAGTAAGTAA
- a CDS encoding phosphoribosylformylglycinamidine synthase yields the protein MNHRVYVEKKEKFAVEAKKLKAELKENLNLAHLEEVRIINIYDLFNVKRDEISTIKEVVLSETVVDFTYDTLDLKDKKYLAVEFLPGQFDQRADSAIQCINLICEESQDISVKTGKVLIFSGKLSPEDMEKIKKYYINEVEMREKDLSNMVEDEITPPEEVEIYRDFNSYTEIELENFRKSSGLAMTTADIMHIQKYFKEEEGRNPSETEIKVLDTYWSDHCRHTTFETILEKITLPKGRFEESLQSTFNEYLESRRDAHGARIEKKPMTLMDMATISAREMRKNGLLDDLEVSEEINACSVYIDVDIKKDGKKQIEKWLLMFKNETHNHPTEIEPFGGASTCIGGAIRDPLSGRSYIYQAIRVTGSANPLEKLEETLPGKLSQRKITTGAAHGYSSYGNQIGVATSHVAEIYHQGYKAKRMEVGAVVAATPASNVRRETPNPGDKIILLGGKTGRDGCGGATGSSKEHDINSITTCSAEVQKGNAPEERKIQKLFRNPEVTKLIKKCNDFGAGGVSVAIGELADGLIINLDKVPVKYRGLNGTELAISESQERMAVVVEDKDVKKFLELSDIENLEAVEVAVVTEERRLIINWKEKSIVDISRDFLDTNGVTGYMDIEVEAPTSESPMETPNTKGSTLEEKVMNRISSLNVSSQKGLMEMFDSTIGAGTVLMPFGGKYQLTPTEGSVHKIPLLEGTTDTASAITWGYNPLITKWSPYHGGAYAVVESLAKIVAMGGDYRGVRLSFQEYFEKLGSNPKKWGKPFAALLGTQYIMKNFNIPAIGGKDSMSGSFNDIDVPPTLISFGVTKVLASNVISPELKGSGNNLYLIKHNMNKDLMPNLEELKTNFEYIHENIKDKKIISAMTIKAGGVVEAISKMSFGNMVGAKISMKEDELFKMGYGSILVETPHILEDDNTLLIGETIPAKELIINNKIIKLDELLTKWKGTLNEIFPEIVEGNSIEDENLEIETCEKKDLVKPKERIENPRVFVPAFPGTNCEYDSMKAFAKEGALPFTMTFRNLTMDHITKSIDEMVNHIDNCEILMLPGGFSAGDEPEGSAKFIATILRNEKIKKAVERLLGRDGLILGICNGFQALVKSGLLPNGVIGDLDENSPTLTYNDINRHISKIVTTKVVSNNSPWFSDIEVGSKHQIAVSHGEGKFVVGEEKLKELIENGQIATQYIDLDGNPTNHGEYNPNGSVYAIEGITSKDGRIFGKMGHSERTGENLYKNIIGDKEQNIFRNGVNYFRNR from the coding sequence ATGAATCACCGTGTCTATGTAGAAAAAAAAGAAAAATTTGCTGTAGAAGCTAAAAAATTAAAAGCTGAATTAAAGGAAAATTTAAATTTAGCTCATTTGGAAGAGGTCAGAATAATAAATATATATGATCTTTTCAATGTAAAAAGAGATGAAATATCTACAATAAAAGAAGTGGTGCTTTCAGAAACTGTAGTAGATTTTACCTACGATACTTTAGATTTAAAGGATAAAAAATATTTAGCTGTAGAATTTTTACCTGGTCAATTTGATCAGAGAGCAGACTCAGCCATCCAGTGTATAAATTTAATTTGTGAAGAGAGTCAGGATATATCAGTAAAAACAGGAAAAGTGCTTATCTTTTCTGGAAAACTCTCACCTGAAGATATGGAGAAAATAAAAAAATATTATATAAATGAAGTCGAGATGAGGGAAAAAGACTTATCTAACATGGTAGAAGATGAGATAACTCCTCCAGAGGAAGTGGAGATTTATAGGGATTTTAACTCTTACACTGAGATCGAGTTGGAAAATTTTAGAAAATCTTCTGGCTTAGCTATGACTACAGCAGACATAATGCACATTCAAAAATACTTTAAGGAGGAAGAGGGAAGGAATCCTAGCGAAACTGAGATAAAAGTATTGGATACTTATTGGTCAGATCACTGCAGACATACTACTTTTGAGACTATATTAGAAAAAATTACCTTACCTAAAGGTAGATTTGAAGAGAGTCTGCAATCAACATTTAATGAATACTTGGAAAGCAGAAGAGATGCCCACGGAGCAAGGATAGAGAAAAAACCTATGACCCTTATGGACATGGCTACCATATCAGCAAGAGAGATGAGAAAAAATGGTCTTTTAGATGATTTGGAAGTATCGGAAGAGATAAATGCCTGTTCTGTATACATAGATGTGGATATAAAAAAAGATGGGAAAAAGCAGATAGAAAAATGGTTATTGATGTTTAAAAACGAAACTCATAATCATCCTACTGAGATTGAACCATTTGGAGGAGCTTCTACTTGTATAGGAGGAGCAATAAGAGATCCATTATCTGGGAGATCATACATATATCAGGCTATCAGAGTGACAGGATCGGCGAATCCATTGGAAAAATTAGAGGAGACTTTACCTGGAAAACTATCTCAGAGAAAGATAACGACAGGTGCAGCTCATGGTTATTCATCTTATGGTAATCAGATTGGTGTGGCAACTTCCCATGTAGCAGAGATATATCATCAAGGGTATAAAGCTAAAAGGATGGAAGTAGGAGCAGTAGTTGCAGCTACCCCAGCAAGTAATGTACGTCGTGAAACTCCAAATCCTGGGGATAAGATAATCTTACTCGGAGGGAAAACTGGTAGAGATGGATGTGGAGGAGCTACTGGTTCATCTAAAGAACATGATATCAACTCTATAACTACTTGTTCAGCTGAAGTTCAAAAAGGAAATGCTCCAGAAGAAAGAAAGATACAGAAATTATTTAGGAATCCAGAGGTAACTAAATTGATTAAAAAGTGTAATGACTTTGGTGCTGGAGGAGTATCGGTAGCAATCGGAGAACTAGCAGATGGATTAATAATAAATTTAGATAAAGTACCTGTGAAATATAGGGGATTAAATGGTACAGAATTGGCTATCTCTGAATCGCAAGAGAGGATGGCAGTGGTAGTAGAAGATAAGGACGTAAAAAAATTCTTGGAATTGTCTGATATCGAAAACTTAGAAGCAGTAGAGGTAGCAGTGGTTACAGAGGAAAGAAGATTGATAATTAACTGGAAGGAGAAATCCATAGTAGATATCAGCCGTGATTTCTTGGATACCAATGGTGTCACTGGATATATGGATATAGAGGTAGAAGCACCAACTTCAGAAAGTCCGATGGAAACTCCTAATACAAAAGGCTCAACACTGGAAGAAAAAGTTATGAACAGGATAAGTTCACTCAATGTAAGTTCTCAAAAGGGACTTATGGAGATGTTTGACTCAACAATTGGAGCGGGGACGGTACTTATGCCATTTGGTGGAAAATATCAGCTTACTCCTACAGAGGGATCGGTTCACAAGATACCACTACTGGAGGGAACGACAGATACAGCATCTGCTATAACTTGGGGATATAATCCATTAATTACTAAATGGTCACCGTATCATGGTGGAGCTTATGCAGTGGTAGAATCATTGGCTAAGATAGTAGCTATGGGTGGAGATTACAGAGGAGTGAGGTTATCATTCCAAGAGTACTTTGAAAAATTAGGATCTAATCCTAAAAAATGGGGTAAACCATTTGCTGCATTACTGGGAACACAATACATAATGAAAAACTTTAACATTCCTGCCATCGGTGGTAAAGATAGTATGAGTGGAAGTTTTAATGATATAGATGTACCGCCTACATTGATCTCATTTGGAGTAACGAAGGTTCTGGCTTCTAATGTGATCTCACCGGAATTAAAAGGTAGCGGGAATAATCTATACCTAATCAAACACAATATGAATAAAGATCTCATGCCTAATCTAGAAGAGTTAAAAACTAACTTTGAATATATCCATGAAAATATAAAGGATAAGAAGATCATCTCTGCAATGACCATAAAAGCTGGAGGAGTAGTTGAAGCTATCTCTAAGATGAGTTTTGGAAATATGGTAGGAGCTAAGATTTCAATGAAAGAAGATGAGTTGTTTAAAATGGGATATGGATCGATCCTAGTTGAAACTCCACATATTTTAGAAGATGATAATACACTCTTAATAGGGGAAACAATCCCAGCTAAGGAATTAATCATAAATAATAAAATAATTAAATTAGATGAATTATTAACTAAATGGAAGGGGACTTTAAATGAAATATTCCCTGAAATAGTAGAAGGAAATTCAATTGAAGACGAAAATCTAGAGATTGAAACTTGTGAGAAAAAAGATCTAGTAAAACCCAAGGAAAGGATAGAAAATCCAAGAGTATTTGTACCAGCTTTTCCTGGAACTAACTGTGAATATGATTCTATGAAAGCCTTCGCTAAGGAAGGAGCACTGCCATTTACAATGACATTTAGAAACTTAACTATGGATCATATAACAAAATCTATAGATGAGATGGTAAATCATATAGATAACTGTGAAATTCTAATGTTACCTGGAGGATTTTCAGCAGGAGATGAACCAGAGGGGTCAGCTAAATTTATAGCAACTATCTTAAGAAATGAAAAGATAAAGAAAGCGGTAGAGAGATTATTAGGTAGAGACGGATTGATCTTAGGAATATGCAATGGATTCCAAGCACTTGTAAAATCTGGACTACTACCTAATGGAGTAATCGGAGATTTAGATGAGAATTCTCCTACCTTGACTTATAACGACATCAATAGACATATATCAAAAATAGTAACAACTAAGGTTGTATCTAATAATTCACCGTGGTTCAGTGATATTGAAGTAGGATCAAAACACCAAATAGCTGTATCTCATGGAGAAGGAAAATTTGTTGTAGGGGAGGAAAAACTGAAAGAATTAATAGAGAATGGTCAAATAGCCACTCAATATATTGACTTAGATGGGAACCCGACCAATCATGGAGAGTATAATCCAAATGGATCTGTCTATGCAATCGAAGGAATAACTTCTAAAGATGGAAGGATTTTCGGTAAGATGGGACATTCTGAGAGAACAGGAGAAAATTTATATAAAAATATCATAGGAGATAAGGAACAAAATATCTTTAGAAATGGTGTGAATTATTTCAGAAACAGATAA
- a CDS encoding ferritin family protein: MAKMRCTVCGEILDANIEVCPVCKAGKDKFVAYDENATEEWATEHKLGEGLACGDAEIIEGLKANFAGECTEVGMYLAMSRVADREGYPEVAEAYKRIAFEEAEHAAKFAELLGEVVTNSTEENLRLRVAAEYGATSGKFEIAKRAKKLGLDAIHDTVHEMAKDEARHGKAFKGLLERHFEGK; this comes from the coding sequence ATGGCAAAAATGAGATGTACAGTATGTGGGGAAATATTAGATGCAAATATTGAAGTCTGTCCAGTATGTAAAGCTGGAAAGGATAAATTCGTAGCTTATGATGAGAATGCAACTGAAGAGTGGGCAACTGAACATAAGTTAGGAGAAGGATTAGCTTGTGGAGATGCAGAGATTATTGAAGGATTAAAAGCTAACTTTGCAGGAGAATGTACAGAAGTTGGTATGTACTTAGCAATGTCAAGAGTAGCAGACAGAGAAGGGTATCCTGAAGTAGCAGAAGCATACAAGAGAATTGCATTTGAAGAGGCAGAACATGCAGCTAAATTTGCTGAGTTATTAGGAGAAGTAGTAACTAACTCAACAGAAGAAAACTTAAGATTAAGAGTAGCAGCAGAATATGGAGCTACATCTGGTAAATTTGAAATTGCAAAAAGAGCTAAAAAATTAGGATTAGATGCAATTCATGATACAGTACATGAGATGGCTAAAGATGAAGCTAGACATGGAAAAGCTTTCAAAGGTTTATTAGAAAGACATTTTGAAGGAAAATAA
- a CDS encoding peptidylprolyl isomerase: protein MNTGTKIAINVIVILIIIFFVMKRRANNVKNATTIQKEATIVSNTNLIAKIKTNKGDINIKLFPNETPFTVLNFVNLSKKGYYNKLKFHRVIADFMIQGGCPQGTGMGGPGYNFKDEFVKELVFNKPGILAMANSGPNTNGSQFFITHTETTWLNHKHTIFGEVVSSEDQDVVNKVAQNDIIETIEITGDVDAFLEANKELLAELNTELAKDFPNLK from the coding sequence ATGAATACAGGAACTAAAATAGCAATAAATGTGATAGTTATATTAATCATCATATTTTTTGTAATGAAAAGAAGAGCAAACAACGTAAAAAATGCAACTACAATACAAAAGGAGGCAACAATCGTGTCAAACACAAATTTAATTGCAAAGATCAAAACTAATAAGGGAGATATCAACATAAAATTATTTCCAAATGAAACACCATTTACAGTACTTAACTTCGTAAACTTATCTAAAAAAGGGTACTACAACAAGTTAAAATTCCATAGAGTTATCGCTGACTTTATGATTCAAGGTGGATGCCCACAAGGTACAGGAATGGGTGGCCCTGGATATAACTTCAAAGACGAATTCGTAAAAGAATTAGTATTCAATAAGCCTGGAATCTTAGCTATGGCTAACTCTGGTCCAAATACAAACGGTTCTCAATTTTTCATCACTCATACAGAAACTACTTGGTTAAACCATAAGCATACTATCTTCGGAGAAGTTGTATCTTCTGAAGATCAAGATGTAGTTAACAAAGTAGCTCAAAATGATATCATAGAAACTATTGAAATCACTGGAGATGTAGATGCATTTTTAGAAGCAAACAAGGAACTTTTAGCTGAATTAAACACAGAGTTAGCTAAAGATTTCCCTAACTTAAAATAA
- a CDS encoding formate--tetrahydrofolate ligase: MKTDIQIAQEAKILHIKEVAAKINLSEDDYDQYGKHKAKLNLEILKKNSDKKDGKLILVTAITPTPAGEGKSTVTVGLTQAMNKLGKNSVAALREPSLGPVFGMKGGATGGGHSQVIPMEDINLHFTGDLHAIGVAHNLISACIDNHIKHGNKLDLDVTKIAFKRVMDMNDRSLRNIVIGMGGIANGIPRENSFQITVASEIMAILCLSESIMDLKNRISEIVFGFDRAGKPLKVSDLKIEGAITALLKEAIKPNLVQTLENTPVIIHGGPFANIAHGCNSLLATKMALKLSDYAITEAGFAADLGAEKFLDIKCRKGGLKPNAVVVVATVKALKLHGGANPKELKNENLDALTKGIENLDKHIENMKNFGLPVVVAINKFVTDSEAELNFIKTHCEKLDVPVALCDVWANGGDGGIELAKLVIDEIENKENNFKYLYETEETIVEKIEKIVKNIYGGDGVIFTPKAKKMIKTLNEYGYDKLPICMSKTQKSISDDPKLMGRPSGFTVTINELRLSAGAGFIVAMAGSILDMPGLPKIPSAELIDIDEDGIISGLF; encoded by the coding sequence ATGAAAACAGATATTCAAATTGCTCAGGAAGCGAAGATACTCCACATTAAAGAGGTAGCGGCGAAGATAAATTTATCGGAAGATGACTACGATCAATATGGAAAACATAAAGCAAAATTAAATTTAGAGATATTGAAAAAAAACAGTGATAAAAAAGACGGGAAATTGATCTTAGTAACAGCAATTACCCCTACACCAGCAGGAGAAGGTAAATCTACAGTTACTGTAGGTCTGACTCAGGCTATGAACAAGTTAGGAAAAAATTCTGTAGCAGCCCTGAGAGAACCATCTCTTGGTCCTGTCTTTGGAATGAAAGGGGGAGCCACTGGTGGTGGACATTCCCAGGTAATTCCAATGGAAGATATAAATCTACACTTTACAGGAGATCTTCATGCAATAGGAGTGGCACATAATCTTATCTCAGCATGTATAGACAATCACATAAAACATGGAAATAAACTGGATCTAGATGTTACTAAGATAGCTTTTAAAAGGGTTATGGATATGAATGACAGATCCCTAAGAAATATAGTAATTGGAATGGGTGGAATTGCCAATGGGATTCCTAGAGAAAATTCATTTCAAATAACTGTAGCTTCTGAGATAATGGCTATCCTTTGTTTATCAGAATCTATAATGGATCTGAAAAACAGAATCAGCGAGATAGTATTTGGATTTGACAGAGCAGGAAAACCACTAAAAGTAAGTGATTTAAAGATAGAGGGGGCTATAACAGCTCTTCTAAAGGAAGCAATCAAACCAAATTTAGTTCAAACATTGGAGAATACCCCAGTAATAATTCATGGTGGTCCATTTGCCAATATAGCTCATGGGTGTAACTCATTATTAGCTACTAAGATGGCTCTTAAATTATCTGATTATGCAATAACAGAAGCTGGATTTGCAGCAGATTTAGGAGCAGAAAAATTCTTGGATATAAAATGTAGAAAAGGTGGATTAAAACCTAACGCTGTAGTTGTTGTAGCCACAGTAAAAGCTCTTAAGTTACATGGCGGAGCAAATCCTAAAGAATTGAAAAATGAAAATTTGGATGCTTTAACTAAGGGAATAGAAAATTTAGATAAGCATATAGAAAATATGAAAAATTTTGGACTGCCAGTTGTGGTAGCTATAAATAAATTTGTTACAGACAGTGAAGCAGAATTAAACTTCATTAAAACTCATTGTGAAAAACTAGATGTGCCGGTAGCTCTATGTGATGTATGGGCTAATGGTGGAGATGGTGGAATAGAACTAGCCAAACTAGTGATAGATGAAATTGAAAACAAGGAAAATAATTTTAAATATCTCTATGAAACAGAAGAGACTATTGTGGAAAAGATAGAAAAGATAGTAAAAAATATCTATGGTGGAGATGGAGTAATATTTACACCTAAAGCTAAAAAGATGATAAAAACATTAAACGAATATGGATACGATAAATTACCGATCTGTATGTCAAAAACTCAAAAGTCTATCTCAGATGATCCTAAATTGATGGGAAGACCAAGTGGATTTACCGTTACAATAAATGAATTAAGATTATCAGCAGGAGCAGGATTTATAGTAGCAATGGCTGGAAGTATCCTAGACATGCCGGGACTACCAAAAATACCTTCGGCAGAATTGATCGATATAGATGAAGATGGAATAATCTCTGGATTGTTCTAA
- the purE gene encoding 5-(carboxyamino)imidazole ribonucleotide mutase — translation MMKVAIIFGSKSDTDVMRGAANCLREFGIEFEAHVLSAHRVPEKLVETLKRLEAEDTQAIIAGAGLAAHLPGVIASKTTLPVVGVPIRAALDGMDALLSIVQMPKSIPVATVGINNSYNAGMLVVQILALKYPEVQEKLVKFRENMKKNFIADNENGVEL, via the coding sequence ATTATGAAGGTAGCTATTATATTTGGAAGTAAATCGGATACAGATGTTATGAGAGGGGCAGCAAATTGTCTGAGAGAGTTTGGGATTGAATTTGAAGCACATGTATTATCAGCTCATAGAGTTCCGGAAAAATTGGTAGAAACATTAAAAAGATTGGAAGCAGAAGATACACAAGCAATAATTGCAGGGGCAGGATTAGCAGCACACCTGCCGGGAGTGATAGCTTCTAAAACGACGCTGCCAGTTGTAGGAGTACCTATAAGAGCAGCATTAGATGGAATGGATGCACTACTATCAATTGTACAGATGCCAAAATCTATCCCAGTAGCTACAGTTGGAATCAATAATTCCTATAATGCAGGGATGTTAGTGGTGCAGATATTAGCACTGAAATACCCTGAAGTTCAGGAAAAATTAGTGAAATTTAGAGAAAATATGAAGAAAAATTTCATTGCAGACAATGAAAATGGAGTAGAATTATAA
- the pdxT gene encoding pyridoxal 5'-phosphate synthase glutaminase subunit PdxT, with product MKCIGVLALQGAFREHIDIIQSLGYKGVEVRKTEDLNSIDGLILPGGESTAMGKLLVDFNLKEILIQKIRGGLPVWGTCAGMILLAKEIADDKVIHLPLMDIVVRRNGYGRQLGSFKIDGIFKGIENKIPMVFIRAPYIESVGKDVEILGKVDGRIVGAREDNLLVTSFHPELTDNLELHRYFIEMVDR from the coding sequence ATGAAGTGCATAGGTGTTTTGGCACTTCAGGGTGCTTTTCGTGAACATATAGATATCATACAATCACTTGGTTATAAAGGGGTTGAAGTTAGAAAAACTGAAGATTTAAACTCTATAGATGGTCTTATTCTGCCTGGTGGGGAGAGTACTGCCATGGGTAAACTCCTGGTAGACTTTAACCTCAAAGAAATTTTGATTCAAAAGATCAGGGGAGGACTTCCTGTTTGGGGGACCTGTGCCGGGATGATCTTATTGGCTAAAGAGATAGCTGATGATAAGGTAATTCATCTACCCCTTATGGATATTGTGGTGAGGAGAAATGGTTATGGGAGACAGCTGGGAAGTTTTAAGATAGACGGTATCTTTAAGGGGATAGAGAATAAAATCCCCATGGTCTTCATACGGGCACCCTATATAGAGAGTGTGGGAAAAGATGTAGAGATACTAGGGAAAGTAGATGGAAGGATAGTGGGTGCAAGAGAAGATAATCTGCTGGTAACATCTTTTCACCCTGAATTGACAGATAATTTGGAGCTACATAGATATTTTATAGAGATGGTAGATAGATAG
- the purC gene encoding phosphoribosylaminoimidazolesuccinocarboxamide synthase, protein MEKREFIYEGKAKQIYATDNENLVIIHYKDDATAGNGEKKGIISNKGMINNEITTILFENLEKNGIRTHFQEKLNERDQLCEKLEIFPLEVIVRNIIAGSMAKRVGIEEGTKPENTIFEICYKNDEFGDPLINDHHAVAMGLATYDELKKIYEITGKINTLLLKAFGDEGIDLVDFKIEFGKNAAGEIVLADEISPDTCRLWDKATGQKLDKDRFRRDLGSIEEAYIEILKRLGAK, encoded by the coding sequence ATGGAAAAGAGAGAATTTATATATGAAGGTAAGGCTAAACAAATATATGCTACAGACAATGAGAACTTGGTAATAATTCATTATAAAGACGATGCTACTGCTGGAAATGGAGAAAAAAAGGGGATAATCTCTAATAAGGGAATGATAAATAATGAGATCACAACTATCTTATTTGAAAATTTAGAAAAAAATGGTATCAGAACTCATTTTCAAGAAAAATTAAATGAGAGAGATCAGTTATGTGAAAAACTGGAAATCTTTCCATTAGAAGTAATAGTAAGAAATATAATAGCCGGGTCAATGGCTAAAAGGGTAGGAATTGAAGAGGGAACTAAACCTGAAAATACTATCTTTGAAATATGCTATAAAAATGATGAATTTGGTGATCCACTTATTAATGACCATCATGCAGTGGCTATGGGGTTAGCTACATACGATGAATTAAAAAAGATCTATGAGATTACAGGAAAGATAAATACTCTATTACTTAAAGCCTTTGGAGATGAAGGGATAGACTTAGTGGATTTTAAAATTGAATTTGGAAAAAATGCTGCTGGAGAGATAGTTTTAGCTGATGAAATTTCACCAGATACCTGCAGATTATGGGATAAGGCTACAGGACAAAAACTAGATAAAGATAGATTCAGAAGAGATTTAGGGAGTATAGAGGAAGCATACATCGAGATATTAAAAAGACTAGGAGCAAAATAA